The genomic window GCAGCGGGGCTGGGCCTGGCAGGTGCCGCTCCTCGAGCTCCCCCAGGCGCAGATGGTCCTGCTCTCGGCGACCCTCGGAGACGTGTCCTTCTTCGTGCGCGATATCGAGGAGCGCACGGGTCGGGAGGTCGCCGTCGTCGACGACGCCGTCCGCCCGGTCCCCCTGGAGATGGAGTACGTCGTCGAGCCGATCGCCGAGCTCCTCAAGCGTCTCGTCCAGCAGGACAAGGCCCCGGTGTACGTCGTCCACTTCTCCCAGAAGGAGGCCGTCGAGCGGGCGACCTCCCTGCTCTCCGTGGACCTCGTGAGCAAGGAGCGCAAGGCCGCCGTCGCCGAGGCGCTCGGCTCCTTCCGCTTCGGCAGCGGCTTCGGCGCGACGCTCTCGCGGCTCCTGCGCGCGGGCATCGGCGTCCACCACGCCGGGATGCTGCCGCGCTACCGGCGCCTCGTCGAGCGACTCGCCCGCGCCGGGCTCCTCGCCGTCATCTGCGGCACGGACACCCTCGGCGTCGGCATCAACGTGCCGATCCGCTCCGTCGTGCTGACCAGTCTCGTCAAGTTCGACGGTGCCAAGGAGCGCCACCTCACGGCCCGTGAGTTCCACCAGATCGCGGGGCGCGCGGGCCGCGCCGGCTTCGACACCCGCGGCTACGTCTCCGTCCAGGCGCCGGAGCACGTCATCGAGAACGCCAAGGCACTGGCCAAGGCGGGCGACGACGAGCGCAAGCGCCGCAAGATCGTGCGGAAGAAGGCTCCCGAGGGCCGCGTCAACTGGACGGACAAGACCTTTGAGCGCCTGCGCGACGCCGCCCCGGAGACCCTCACGAGCCAGTTCCAGGTGACGACCACGATGGTGCTCAACCTCATGGAGCGCGGCGGGGACCCGGTGGCCGCCATGAGCGACCTCCTCGACCGCGTCCACGAGCCCGCCGCCCAGCGCCGGCTCCACGTGCGCCGCGCCGTCAAGATCTACCAGTCCCTGCGCACCGCCGGCGTCCTCGAGCACGTCTCCTCCGCGCAGGCGGCGCAGGACGGTCGTCCGCGCCTGCGCCTCGCCGTCGACCTGCCCGACGACTTCGCCCTCAACCAGCCGCTCGCCCCCTTCGGCCTGGCGGCCATGGACCTGCTCAACCTCGAGTCCCCGGAGCACACGGTCGACGTCGTCAGCGTCATTGAGTCCACCCTCGACGACCCGCGCCCGCTCCTCTACGCCCAGCAGCGCCAGGCACGCGGCGAGGCCATCGCCGCGATGAAGGCCGAGGGCCTCGACTACGACCAGCGCATGGAGGCCCTCGAGGAGGTCACCTGGCCCCAGCCGCTGCGCGAGCTCCTCGAACCGGCCCTCGAGATGTACAAGAAGTCGAACCCGTGGATCGCGGAGTACGAGCTGCGACCGAAGTCGGTCGTGCGCGACATGGTGGAGTCCGCCATGACCTTCTCCGACCTCGTCTCCCGCTACGAGCTGGGGCGCAGCGAGGGCGTCGTCCTGCGCTACCTCACCGACGCCTACCGGGCGCTGCGTCAGGTGGTCCCCGAGGAGCACCGCACCGAGGACGTCGAGGCCGTCATCGAGTGGCTGGGCGCCCTCGTGCGCGCCGTCGACTCCTCGCTCCTGGACGAGTGGGAGGCGCTCGGCGCCGCCCAGAACGGCGACGCCGAGGCCGGGGCCGCGCTCCTGGAGGGTGACCGTCCCAGCGAGGACGACTCGGCGGGCGTCGAGCGGGCGTTCGGCGCGGACGCCGACGGGCACGTCGCCTTCTCACGCAACCTCCACCGCTTCCGGGTCGCCGTGCGCCGCGAGATGTTCCGGCGCGTCGAGCTCATGGCGCTCGACGACGTCGAGGGCCTGGGTCGGCTGGACGCCTCGTCCGGCTGGAGCGAGGACCGCTGGGACGAGGCGCTGGGCCGGTACTGGGACGAGTACGACTGGGTCGGCACCGATCAGGCCGCGCACTCGACGTCCCTCGCGCCGCTCGACGAGTCCCCGGACGCCACCGCGCTGGCCGCCGCCGGCGTCTCCGAGCGCCTCATCGAGGGCCTGGAGAGGTCCGGACGCAAGGTCTGGCTCGCCACCCAGGTCATCGAGGACCCGGACGGGGACCACGACTGGCGGCTCGTCGCGCTCGTCGACCTCGCCGAGTGCGACAAGGCGGACAAGGCCGTCGTCCACCTCCTCCAGGTCGGCCCGCAGGGCTGAGGGCTTCGCCCGGCCCGGTGGACGGGTGTCCGCGCAGGAGCCGCGAAACACGCTCCTGAGGGCGCGCCGCTAGCCTGCCTGCGTGGTCCCCGTCCTCCTTCCCCACGCCCTCAGCGCCGACGTCGGCGGGCTCCTGGGCGTCCCCTCCCTGACCCCGGGCACGGCGCTGCTGATCCTGGCCTCGGCGACCCTCGCCGGCTGGGTCGACGCGATCGTCGGCGGCGGCGGACTCATCCAGCTCCCGGCGATCCTCCTCGTCCCGGGTCTCGCCCCGGTCCACGCGATCGCGACGAACAAGGCCTCCTCGGCCATGGGCACGGCCGCCGCCGCGGCCGCCTACCGCCGCCGGGTCGGCTTCCCGAGCGGGGTGGCGCCGGCCGCGGCGCTCGCCTTCGTCGGCTCGATGGCGGGCGCGATCGTCGCGACCCGCCTGCCGACCGAGGTCTTCACCACGATCATCATCGTGGCGCTGGCGGTGGTCCTCCTCATCACGGTCCTCAAGCCCTCGGCCTTCGCCGCCGACCGCGAGCGCACGCTCCTCCCCCACCGCACCGCCGTCCTGCGGGGCTGCGCCATCGGCGCCGTCGTCGGCTTCTACGACGGTGTCATGGGTCCGGGCACCGGATCCTTCCTGGTGCTCGGCTTCATCCTGCTCGTCGGCCTGGACGCCCTGCGGGCCACGGCGATGACGAAGGCCGTCAACCTGGCGACGAACGTCGGGGCGCTCGTCCTCTTCGCCGTGGCGGGCGCGGTGCAGTGGCGCCTCGGCATCCTCATGGGCTGCTTCAACATGCTCGGCGGCTGGCTCGGTGCCCGCACCGCGACCCGCTTCGGCGCCGGCTTCGTGCGGGTCGTCCTCATCGTCGTGGTCGTGGCGCTGCTCGTGAAGCTCGTGCTCCAGGTCCTCGGCTGACGGAGCGCACTGCGCGACCGGGCCGAGTTCCCAACGCTCAGCGTCGCGCGGCGACCACCGCTGAGAGGGCGCGCGTATCCGCAGGCGTCGTGCGGCAGCAGCCGCCCAGCAGTCCCACGCCGGAGTCGAGCCATGAGTCGGCGGAGGCCGTGAAGCGCTCGTGGGCGCTCGCCTCCACCCAGGTCTTGGTGACCGGGTCGTAGGCGTCGCCGGAGTTGGGATAGGCGACGAGCGGCTTCGAGGTCGCCGAGCGCAGCACCTCGAGCGCCGGGGCGACGACCTCCGGCGCGACGCAGTTGAGCCCGACGGCGAGGACCACGTCCTCCCCCTCGGCCCAGGCGGCCGCCTCAGCGAGCGGGGTCCCGTCGGCGAGGTGAGCGCCGTCGGGTCGCACCTGGAAGGAGACCCAGCAGCGGGCACCCGGCACGGCCTCCCGCATCCAGGCGGCAACGGCGACGGCCTCGTCGAGCCGCGGCATCGTCTCCAGAGCGAAGTCGGTGAGGCCCTCGCCCGCGAGCGCCTCGAGGCGCGGACGGTGCACGGCCGCCAGCTCGGCCTCCGTGGGGTGGTAGTCGCCGGTGTAC from Actinomyces radicidentis includes these protein-coding regions:
- the mmuM gene encoding homocysteine S-methyltransferase, which produces MRRSVSSLADVLAHGPVVLDGAMGTELDARGVDTRHSLWSALALLAEPDAVAAVHRDYLAAGARVLTTASYQASVPAFETAGMSSEDARLAIAASARLALDAAEDWERRYPGDRVTVAGGIGPYGAYLADGSEYTGDYHPTEAELAAVHRPRLEALAGEGLTDFALETMPRLDEAVAVAAWMREAVPGARCWVSFQVRPDGAHLADGTPLAEAAAWAEGEDVVLAVGLNCVAPEVVAPALEVLRSATSKPLVAYPNSGDAYDPVTKTWVEASAHERFTASADSWLDSGVGLLGGCCRTTPADTRALSAVVAARR
- a CDS encoding DEAD/DEAH box helicase; the encoded protein is MPSTSGSSATPALNALLDSLIPVDDPERVPEPEEVYLAFTEWAESTGRSLYPHQDEALSEILAGHHVIAATPTGSGKSMIALAAHTASLARGGRSYYTAPLKALVSEKFFELVRLFGAENVGMVTGDTSINGGAPIICCTQEILANQSLREGEDMDVDSVVMDEFHYYADPQRGWAWQVPLLELPQAQMVLLSATLGDVSFFVRDIEERTGREVAVVDDAVRPVPLEMEYVVEPIAELLKRLVQQDKAPVYVVHFSQKEAVERATSLLSVDLVSKERKAAVAEALGSFRFGSGFGATLSRLLRAGIGVHHAGMLPRYRRLVERLARAGLLAVICGTDTLGVGINVPIRSVVLTSLVKFDGAKERHLTAREFHQIAGRAGRAGFDTRGYVSVQAPEHVIENAKALAKAGDDERKRRKIVRKKAPEGRVNWTDKTFERLRDAAPETLTSQFQVTTTMVLNLMERGGDPVAAMSDLLDRVHEPAAQRRLHVRRAVKIYQSLRTAGVLEHVSSAQAAQDGRPRLRLAVDLPDDFALNQPLAPFGLAAMDLLNLESPEHTVDVVSVIESTLDDPRPLLYAQQRQARGEAIAAMKAEGLDYDQRMEALEEVTWPQPLRELLEPALEMYKKSNPWIAEYELRPKSVVRDMVESAMTFSDLVSRYELGRSEGVVLRYLTDAYRALRQVVPEEHRTEDVEAVIEWLGALVRAVDSSLLDEWEALGAAQNGDAEAGAALLEGDRPSEDDSAGVERAFGADADGHVAFSRNLHRFRVAVRREMFRRVELMALDDVEGLGRLDASSGWSEDRWDEALGRYWDEYDWVGTDQAAHSTSLAPLDESPDATALAAAGVSERLIEGLERSGRKVWLATQVIEDPDGDHDWRLVALVDLAECDKADKAVVHLLQVGPQG
- a CDS encoding TSUP family transporter, which encodes MVPVLLPHALSADVGGLLGVPSLTPGTALLILASATLAGWVDAIVGGGGLIQLPAILLVPGLAPVHAIATNKASSAMGTAAAAAAYRRRVGFPSGVAPAAALAFVGSMAGAIVATRLPTEVFTTIIIVALAVVLLITVLKPSAFAADRERTLLPHRTAVLRGCAIGAVVGFYDGVMGPGTGSFLVLGFILLVGLDALRATAMTKAVNLATNVGALVLFAVAGAVQWRLGILMGCFNMLGGWLGARTATRFGAGFVRVVLIVVVVALLVKLVLQVLG